In Dehalococcoidia bacterium, the genomic window CCCCTCCTGATAGCTGGGCCAGGGAGCGGACCCGCTTGCCAGGGGGTCGGGCTATTAGCTCCACTCCCGGCTCGGGGCCTCCCACCAGGTACAGCCTCGCCTCCCCTTCGGGGAAGAAGGACTGGAAGAAGCGGGAGAACTCATGGGCCACCGCCTCGAAAACCTCCTGAAAGCGTTGGCGGGCCCACTCCTGTAGCTCCCGCTGCGCCCGGCGCACCGCTGCCTCGCCCGCTCGCAGGTCGGCTAGCTGGGCCTGTAGATAGTCATAGCGCCCCTGTATCTCCTGCAGCTCTGTAAGGGCATCCTCGTCCACCTGTCCCAGACGACGAAGACGTTCTCTCAACTCGCGGACTCGCTCCTCCAACGCCTCTGGATCCCCCTGAGGATCAACAGGCGGAGGCGGCGGGAAGGGAAGACCGTCCTCAGCAGCCCGCGCCGCCGCCTCCTCCAGCGCCCTCTGCCACCGCTCCTCGTCGGCCTGGGCATGGGCTAGGGCCCGTTCCACATCTACCAGCTTCTCTTGGGCTGCCAGGAGGCACGAGCGCACTTCCTTTTCCCGGGCCTCCAACCGGGATACCTCCTCTAAGATGGGCGCCATGGGCGGCAAGGCCTCCAGTTGCCGTCGGCACTCCTCCAGCTCCCGCTGCCTGGCCGCCAAGGAGGCACGGAGGGACTGCTCCTGCGAGGCCAGGTCTTGCAGTTGTCGCGTCTTGGCAGCCAGGGCCTGGGAGAGCTTTTGAAGGCGCTCCCGGCGGCGCTCCTCCCCACGCCGCAGGTTCTGGAGCTCCCCCTCCAGCGCCGCGGCCCGTGAGGCCGCTTCCACCGCCTGCGCCAGAAGGCTCTGGCGGGCTGGCACCAGCCCCTGGACGAGCGAGGCCATAGCTGCCGCCTCCTCCTCGGCCTGCCTTGCCTCTTGGAGGAGGGAGGACGCCCTTTCCTGTAGACGGTGCGCCTCCTTTAGGGCAGCCTCGTCCTCTCGACGGAGGCGGGCCAGGGTGCCCATGACGGCCTTCAGCTCCCCGCGGAGACGACCCATCCGCTGGGCCCGCGACGCAGCCTCTTGGGCCCACTGCCTGGCCTCCGCGCGCAGCCGTTTCTCTTCCTCCAGCAGATGCCCAAGGGCCTCTTGGGCAGCCTTCAGGCGCCTGCGCGCCTTTTGCGCCTTCTCTTCTGCCTCCTCCAGCTCCTGGCGCGTCCGGTGGGCCGATATCAGCCGCTGGCCTTGCGGGGAGCTCCCCACCCCGATACCGCCCCAAGGGAAGAGGACAAGGCCATCCCTGGTCACCACTGTGAGGCCCCTCTGACCCACCAGGGAACGTGCGGCATCCAGGTCTTCCACCACCAGGACATGGCCCAGCAGGGCCTCCACCACGGGCCGGAACCCCTCTTCGCACTCCACTAGCTGGGATGCCAGGCCTAGCACCTTTTCGCCATGGGGAGGGGATGGCGGAGAAGGCGGCGTCACCCCATCCAGAGGCGCGATGATGGCGCGAGCGACGCTGTCGTGATGGAGGGACAAGGCTGCCTGCAGAGCCTCCTCAGCGCCATCTACCAGCAAAGCGCGGATGGCTTCACCTAGGGCGGAGGCGATGGCCTTCTCCAACCCAGATGGCACACGCACTACCTGCCCCAACACCCCTCTCACGCCGGACACAGAGGCGCCAATGGCAGCCAGCAGGTCTTGAGCTTCCTGGAGACGGGCACGCAACGCCGCCGCCCTGGCTTCCTCCCCTTGTAGCTGCATACGGGCCTCCTCCACCTCGGCACGGAGGGCCTCCATACGCATGTTCAGCTCGTCCAGAGCCGCCTGCAGGCGCCTCTCTTCTTGATGGGCGGTGCGAAGAGCAACGACCTCTTGGGCCAGCAGGCCCACCAGCTCCCGGCGACGGGCTTCCGCCCTTGCCGCCTGCTGGCCCGCACCTTCCCTCAAGGCCGCCGCCCGCCGTTGGGCCTCGGTAGCCTGCTGTCGCAGGCCTCTAGCCCGCTCCAGGGCCGCCTGCCGACGTGCCTCCGCCTCCCGCCATTGGGCCTCCACCTCTGCCAGACGGCGCCTGGCTTCCTCCTCCCGCCTCCGAGCATTTGCCAACGCCTCCATCACCTGCGTGACATCCCCAGCCGCGGCCTCCACCTGCAGCGCCCTTAGCTCCTCGTTCAGGGAGGCCACTTCCTCCGCCAGCTCTTGGCGCCTCAGGCCCATGTCCCCTAACCTCTGTTGGGCCAAGGCCACCTCCCGTTCCAGCTCATGGAGGCGGTGGGCCACCTCCTCTCTGCGGTGGGCGACCTGCTGCGCCTCCTGACGTCTTGTTTGCAGGGCCTTCTCCAGGGACGCCAACTCCTGGCGCCATGTCTCACATCGCTCTCGCAAGGAGTTGGCTTCCTGCTGGGCATGGGCACGCTGCTGGCGGGCCTGGGATAGCTCCGCCTGCCCCCTGTGCCAGAGAGCGAAGTAGTAGTGGTGCAAGGCGCGGGCCAGCTCTTGGGAGAGCCTAGCATGTTGGGCGGCCCGGCGGGCCTGGCTCTGCAGACGCTGCAGGCGGGGTTGTAGCTCCCGGAATATGGCCTCAAGCCTTCCTTTGGCCTCTACAGCCGCTTCCAGATGACTCTGGGACTCCTGAATGCGAGCCTTATAGCGGGCTATGTCCGCCACGTCCTCGATGAGCTGCCGCCTCTCCCAAGGCCTCATCTCCAGGAACCGCTCCACCATGCCCTGGCCGATGAAGGCGTAGGAGGCGCCGCTCACGGTGGCGCCCGTCAGGTGTAAAAGGGCATCCGATATGTCCCGCAGGCGGGCGCGTCGGCCGTTGAGCCAGAAGTCCCCCTCCCCGGAGCGGTGGGCACGCCGGGCGATGCGTAGCTCACCGTTCTGTGTGGCCAGCACCACCACCACCTCCGCCCGCTCTGCCGCGGCGCGGGCAGCCCCCCCAGCGAATATCACCTCCTCCATGCGGCGGGTTCGTATGATGCGGCTGGACTGCTCCCCTAGGGCCCATCGCAGCGCCTCGGCCACGTTGGACTTGCCCGAGCCGTTAGGCCCTACGATGGCAGTGATGCCTGGGGGGAACTCCAAGATGGTACGGCGGGCAAAGCTCTTGAAGCCAGCGATCTCCACCCTCTTCAGGGAAACCGGCCTCATGCGGAGTGGGCTAGCGCCTCTAGCGCCTTGCGTGCAGCGTCCAGCTCGGCCTGCTTTTTGCTGGCGCCACTGCCCTGGCCCAGCACTTTGTCGCCCAGGAGCACCTCTACGGTGAACGTGCGGGCGTGGTCAGGCCCTTCCTCCCTCACCAGCCGGTACCTGGGGACCTGGCGCCAGCGGGCCTGCGTGATCCGCTGCAGCTCCGACTTGCTATCTATCACCGGCTCCCCCGCCCGGATGCGGGCTATCTCCGGCCTGAGGATGC contains:
- the smc gene encoding chromosome segregation protein SMC, which produces MRPVSLKRVEIAGFKSFARRTILEFPPGITAIVGPNGSGKSNVAEALRWALGEQSSRIIRTRRMEEVIFAGGAARAAAERAEVVVVLATQNGELRIARRAHRSGEGDFWLNGRRARLRDISDALLHLTGATVSGASYAFIGQGMVERFLEMRPWERRQLIEDVADIARYKARIQESQSHLEAAVEAKGRLEAIFRELQPRLQRLQSQARRAAQHARLSQELARALHHYYFALWHRGQAELSQARQQRAHAQQEANSLRERCETWRQELASLEKALQTRRQEAQQVAHRREEVAHRLHELEREVALAQQRLGDMGLRRQELAEEVASLNEELRALQVEAAAGDVTQVMEALANARRREEEARRRLAEVEAQWREAEARRQAALERARGLRQQATEAQRRAAALREGAGQQAARAEARRRELVGLLAQEVVALRTAHQEERRLQAALDELNMRMEALRAEVEEARMQLQGEEARAAALRARLQEAQDLLAAIGASVSGVRGVLGQVVRVPSGLEKAIASALGEAIRALLVDGAEEALQAALSLHHDSVARAIIAPLDGVTPPSPPSPPHGEKVLGLASQLVECEEGFRPVVEALLGHVLVVEDLDAARSLVGQRGLTVVTRDGLVLFPWGGIGVGSSPQGQRLISAHRTRQELEEAEEKAQKARRRLKAAQEALGHLLEEEKRLRAEARQWAQEAASRAQRMGRLRGELKAVMGTLARLRREDEAALKEAHRLQERASSLLQEARQAEEEAAAMASLVQGLVPARQSLLAQAVEAASRAAALEGELQNLRRGEERRRERLQKLSQALAAKTRQLQDLASQEQSLRASLAARQRELEECRRQLEALPPMAPILEEVSRLEAREKEVRSCLLAAQEKLVDVERALAHAQADEERWQRALEEAAARAAEDGLPFPPPPPVDPQGDPEALEERVRELRERLRRLGQVDEDALTELQEIQGRYDYLQAQLADLRAGEAAVRRAQRELQEWARQRFQEVFEAVAHEFSRFFQSFFPEGEARLYLVGGPEPGVELIARPPGKRVRSLAQLSGGERALTALAFLFALLAVNPFPFCVLDEADAMLDETNVVRFAEGLRRLCQRTQFIVISHNRRTIEAADAIYGISMGPDGVSRALSLSLAEALRA